One part of the Granulicella arctica genome encodes these proteins:
- a CDS encoding aldose epimerase family protein has protein sequence MKLARVILLVMTTAFTAQGAVTKAPFGKTPDGTAVDIYTLKSDAIEARIMTYGARVVSLKTADRDGKVADVVLGYNDLDAYISDKNTYFGAIVGRYGNRIAHGAFSLDGHQYTLPKNNNGINTLHGGTVGFDSLVWKGQEIPGGVEMTLVSKDGDQGFPGTLTVHVRYTLHHDALRIDYSATTDKDTVVNLTNHAYFNLSGEGNGTILGEDIELLADKFTPTDAGLIPTGVLEPVAGTPFDFTKSTEIGKRIHDANEQLTMAGGYDHNWVLRGANGVEKTAAKVYDPASGRVLTVTTTQPGVQFYTGNFLDGSKTGKSGKAYGKNTGFCLETQHFPDSPNHPSFPTTELKPGQTLHSTTTFTFTAQK, from the coding sequence ATGAAACTCGCACGAGTTATTCTGCTTGTGATGACTACCGCATTCACTGCGCAAGGCGCTGTAACGAAGGCCCCGTTTGGAAAGACTCCGGACGGCACTGCTGTTGATATCTACACCCTGAAGAGCGACGCGATTGAGGCGCGCATCATGACCTATGGCGCGCGGGTCGTCTCACTCAAGACGGCGGACCGCGACGGCAAGGTGGCGGACGTTGTACTGGGGTACAACGACCTTGATGCCTATATCAGCGATAAGAATACGTACTTCGGCGCGATCGTTGGCCGATATGGCAACCGGATTGCTCATGGCGCGTTCTCGCTTGATGGCCATCAGTACACGCTGCCGAAGAACAACAACGGCATCAATACGCTTCATGGCGGAACGGTCGGCTTCGACTCGCTGGTGTGGAAGGGACAGGAGATTCCCGGCGGAGTCGAGATGACGCTGGTCAGCAAGGATGGCGATCAGGGCTTTCCTGGGACGCTGACCGTGCATGTGCGCTACACGCTTCACCACGATGCACTGCGGATCGACTACAGTGCGACGACAGACAAGGATACGGTCGTCAACCTGACCAACCATGCGTATTTCAATCTCTCAGGCGAGGGCAATGGGACGATCCTCGGCGAGGATATCGAGCTACTCGCGGACAAGTTCACGCCGACTGATGCGGGCCTGATTCCGACGGGCGTTCTTGAGCCGGTTGCGGGAACACCGTTTGACTTCACCAAGTCGACCGAGATCGGAAAGCGCATTCACGACGCTAACGAGCAGTTGACGATGGCAGGCGGTTACGATCACAACTGGGTACTGCGCGGAGCGAACGGTGTGGAGAAGACAGCAGCGAAGGTCTACGATCCGGCAAGCGGACGTGTGCTGACGGTGACGACGACACAGCCGGGCGTGCAGTTCTACACCGGCAACTTCCTCGACGGATCGAAGACGGGCAAGAGCGGCAAGGCATATGGGAAGAACACGGGCTTCTGCCTGGAGACGCAGCACTTTCCCGACTCGCCGAACCATCCGTCATTCCCGACCACGGAGCTGAAGCCGGGACAGACGCTGCACAGCACCACGACGTTTACCTTTACTGCACAGAAATAG
- a CDS encoding isocitrate lyase/PEP mutase family protein, translated as MLIDRKTVRATFRRLHEQGCFVLPNPWDVGSARRLERLGFAALATTSAGYAWTMGREDGDLSRDEVVEHLRTMCAATDLPINADFEAGFADTPEGVAANVTLAVTTGVAGLSIEDRIGKKLYDLPIARERIQAAREAIDRSGEDVLLVARSEGFLVGRTELAATIERLVAYAEAGADCLYAPGIKDAEAIAAVVAAVAPKPVDVLLLPGMSVAELSALRVRRISVGSALAAATWSGFDRAAKQLIEEGTVPPRC; from the coding sequence ATGCTTATAGACCGAAAGACAGTGCGCGCGACCTTTCGCCGCCTTCATGAGCAGGGCTGTTTCGTCCTGCCAAATCCGTGGGATGTGGGGAGCGCACGGCGGCTGGAGCGGCTTGGATTCGCCGCGCTCGCAACGACTAGCGCCGGATATGCCTGGACGATGGGCCGTGAGGATGGCGACTTATCGCGGGACGAGGTGGTGGAGCATCTTCGAACAATGTGCGCTGCGACTGATCTGCCGATAAACGCCGACTTCGAGGCTGGTTTTGCAGATACGCCAGAAGGAGTAGCCGCCAACGTTACACTTGCCGTTACGACGGGTGTTGCCGGGCTTTCGATAGAAGACCGGATTGGTAAAAAACTCTACGATCTACCTATCGCGCGCGAACGGATACAGGCTGCACGAGAGGCAATCGATCGATCCGGCGAAGATGTCCTACTGGTTGCGCGGTCGGAAGGCTTTCTGGTCGGACGAACCGAGCTGGCGGCAACCATTGAGCGTCTGGTCGCCTATGCGGAGGCGGGTGCTGACTGCCTCTACGCACCGGGAATCAAAGATGCAGAGGCGATTGCCGCAGTAGTAGCTGCGGTTGCGCCAAAGCCTGTTGACGTCCTGCTGCTTCCGGGCATGTCGGTTGCGGAGCTGTCGGCGCTTCGTGTGAGGAGAATCAGCGTGGGAAGCGCGCTCGCTGCGGCGACGTGGTCTGGATTCGACCGCGCTGCAAAACAACTGATCGAAGAAGGAACCGTGCCACCACGCTGCTAA
- a CDS encoding SGNH/GDSL hydrolase family protein, producing MHHRSLLCLTVLLSLCLGSFTLAAFAAKQPEHWVGTWATSPVGVVNKEGDAGSTGTTYREIVHVSLGGSSVRIVLTNEFGTAPLTIGAAHIALSAGQDSISLTTANALTFSGNPSITIPAGGVAVSDPVELKLPPLSDLTISLFVPAQPISQLSVHTYADQTSYTAPGNVVGERVLEQPTSIYSWPFLKGVDVLVGAESASVVTLGDSITDGALSTRDANARWPDVLAKRLHDNKKTAELGVLNEGIGGNRVLHDVAGPSALARFDRDVLSQAGVKYLVIMESINDIGHAKDPIKPYDVVSADDLIAGLDQLAQRAHIHGIRVIGATLTPYVGAKYASPAGEAMRQAVNQWIRTTKDFDGVIDFDKATRDPANPSVFLPSCDSGDHLHPADGGYKIMGDSIDLNLFAK from the coding sequence ATGCATCACCGTTCCCTTCTCTGCCTCACAGTGCTGCTGTCGCTTTGCCTGGGGTCGTTTACACTCGCTGCCTTTGCCGCCAAGCAGCCGGAGCACTGGGTTGGGACCTGGGCTACCTCGCCTGTGGGCGTCGTCAACAAGGAAGGTGACGCGGGGAGCACAGGCACCACCTACCGCGAGATCGTCCACGTCTCTCTTGGCGGCTCTTCTGTCCGTATCGTTCTCACCAACGAGTTTGGAACTGCGCCGCTCACCATCGGCGCGGCGCATATCGCCCTTAGCGCGGGCCAGGACAGCATCAGCCTTACCACCGCAAACGCACTCACCTTCAGCGGCAACCCGTCGATCACCATTCCCGCCGGTGGGGTGGCTGTGAGCGATCCAGTCGAGCTCAAACTTCCTCCGCTCTCCGATCTCACAATCAGCCTGTTCGTTCCAGCGCAGCCGATCTCGCAGCTCAGCGTGCATACTTATGCCGATCAGACGAGCTATACCGCGCCTGGCAACGTCGTCGGAGAGAGGGTGCTTGAGCAGCCGACGAGTATCTACTCTTGGCCATTCCTCAAAGGCGTCGACGTGCTCGTCGGTGCGGAGTCCGCCTCTGTCGTTACTCTTGGCGACAGCATTACGGATGGAGCTCTCAGTACACGCGATGCCAACGCTCGCTGGCCAGATGTCCTTGCCAAACGGCTGCATGACAACAAGAAGACCGCCGAGCTTGGCGTGCTGAACGAGGGGATCGGCGGCAACCGCGTTCTGCATGATGTCGCCGGGCCCAGCGCGCTCGCCCGTTTCGACCGTGATGTGCTGTCGCAGGCTGGCGTGAAGTACCTCGTCATCATGGAGAGCATCAACGACATTGGCCATGCGAAGGACCCCATCAAGCCCTACGACGTTGTCTCCGCTGACGATCTGATCGCGGGCCTCGATCAACTGGCCCAACGTGCTCATATCCATGGGATCAGGGTGATCGGTGCAACTCTGACCCCGTATGTCGGCGCGAAGTACGCGTCTCCTGCTGGCGAAGCAATGCGGCAGGCCGTCAATCAGTGGATACGCACGACCAAAGATTTTGACGGCGTCATCGACTTCGACAAGGCCACACGCGATCCTGCCAATCCATCGGTCTTCCTGCCATCGTGCGATTCAGGCGACCATCTCCATCCTGCAGATGGCGGCTACAAGATCATGGGCGACTCCATCGACCTGAATCTCTTCGCCAAGTAA
- a CDS encoding HAD family hydrolase, which translates to MKLKLPKGPFKAYLFDCDGTIVDSMPLHYIAWKRVLSEWNCDFPEDLFYSWGGMPVAEIIATLNERQGLTMPVADVMKRKEGLYFEILSDLKAVPEVLEHIEASHGQIPFAVVSGSTRDSVTASLTVLNLLDRFDTLVCAGDYQRSKPDPEPFLIAAARLGVAPEDCLVFEDTEMGIQSATAAGMASVKVPQPWERVLVS; encoded by the coding sequence ATGAAGCTTAAGTTGCCGAAGGGACCATTCAAGGCGTATCTGTTTGATTGCGACGGAACGATCGTCGACTCCATGCCGTTGCACTACATAGCCTGGAAGCGCGTTTTGTCGGAATGGAATTGTGACTTTCCAGAAGACCTCTTCTATTCCTGGGGAGGTATGCCAGTCGCGGAGATTATCGCCACGCTAAATGAACGGCAGGGTCTGACGATGCCGGTAGCCGATGTCATGAAGCGGAAAGAAGGACTGTACTTCGAGATACTTTCAGATCTGAAGGCTGTTCCCGAGGTGCTGGAGCATATCGAGGCAAGCCACGGACAGATTCCCTTCGCGGTGGTCTCCGGAAGCACAAGGGACTCGGTGACAGCGTCGCTCACCGTGCTGAACCTGCTTGACCGGTTCGATACGCTGGTCTGCGCAGGCGACTATCAGCGCAGCAAACCCGATCCAGAACCGTTCCTGATTGCCGCAGCCAGGCTTGGCGTTGCTCCGGAGGACTGCCTCGTCTTCGAAGACACGGAGATGGGCATCCAGTCGGCAACTGCCGCCGGGATGGCTTCAGTCAAGGTTCCTCAACCGTGGGAGAGAGTCTTGGTCTCCTGA
- the ndk gene encoding nucleoside-diphosphate kinase: MSQRTFSIIKPDAVRKGHTAAILAEIEKAGFKIVSIKRLSISKAQAEGFYHVHAARPFFGELTEFMSSGPIFPMVLEKENAIADFRTLMGATNPAQAEEGTIRKKFAASIGENAIHGSDAEDTAAFEIGYFFAGIELK; encoded by the coding sequence TTGTCACAGCGTACATTCAGCATCATCAAGCCGGACGCGGTCCGCAAGGGCCATACGGCTGCCATTCTCGCCGAGATTGAAAAGGCGGGTTTCAAGATTGTTTCGATCAAGCGGCTTTCCATCTCGAAGGCCCAGGCCGAGGGCTTTTATCATGTTCACGCAGCGCGGCCGTTCTTCGGTGAACTGACCGAGTTCATGAGCTCCGGTCCGATCTTCCCCATGGTTCTCGAGAAGGAGAACGCAATCGCCGATTTCCGCACGCTGATGGGCGCGACCAACCCGGCCCAAGCCGAAGAAGGAACGATCCGCAAGAAGTTTGCGGCCTCGATCGGAGAGAACGCGATTCACGGATCGGATGCCGAGGACACAGCGGCCTTCGAAATCGGGTACTTCTTCGCCGGAATCGAACTGAAGTAG
- a CDS encoding CoA transferase subunit A encodes MNKIVASADVAVADIRGGATIMLGGFGLCGIPENLIAALVRLGIKGLHTISNNMGVDGFGMGLMLEAGMIASHIGSYVGENKRLEAQVLRGELDLTLLPQGTLAERIRAGGAGVPAFYVATGLGTVVADGKEVRDFGGRSFVLEQALKADFALVKAWKGDRHGNLIYRKTARNFNPVMATAAEITIAEVEELVEPGELEPDQIVTPGIYVDRVVVGEAYRKPIEADFLRAGGAV; translated from the coding sequence ATGAATAAGATTGTCGCCTCCGCGGATGTTGCCGTTGCCGATATTCGCGGAGGTGCGACGATCATGCTTGGCGGGTTCGGCCTGTGCGGTATTCCGGAGAACCTGATTGCGGCTTTGGTGCGGTTAGGCATCAAGGGGCTGCATACGATCAGTAACAATATGGGCGTGGACGGCTTTGGCATGGGGTTGATGCTGGAGGCAGGAATGATTGCGTCGCACATCGGCAGCTACGTCGGGGAGAACAAGCGTCTCGAGGCACAAGTGCTGCGCGGCGAACTCGATCTGACGCTGCTTCCGCAGGGAACGCTGGCGGAGCGGATACGTGCTGGCGGCGCGGGAGTTCCGGCGTTCTACGTTGCGACAGGATTAGGGACTGTGGTTGCCGATGGGAAAGAGGTGCGCGATTTCGGCGGGCGAAGCTTTGTGCTGGAGCAGGCGCTGAAGGCTGACTTCGCGCTGGTGAAGGCGTGGAAGGGCGATCGCCATGGGAACCTGATCTATCGAAAGACTGCGCGGAACTTCAACCCGGTGATGGCGACTGCTGCGGAGATCACCATCGCTGAGGTGGAAGAGCTGGTTGAACCGGGCGAGTTGGAGCCGGATCAGATTGTGACACCGGGAATCTATGTCGATCGCGTGGTAGTTGGCGAGGCGTATCGGAAGCCGATTGAAGCGGATTTTTTGCGGGCTGGCGGTGCTGTATGA